The Leptodactylus fuscus isolate aLepFus1 chromosome 5, aLepFus1.hap2, whole genome shotgun sequence genome segment CCTCGTCCATTTCCAATATAAGGTCACTGAGGTGAAACATTCCTCATGGAAGGCCATGCTGTCAAATCAGAGCCTCTTCGTGGAAATACCCGAGGGCATCTTAGCTGATGGGAGCAAAGAGGGGTATGCAACAATTcatctcttatttttttttaaataatgaatGATATTTTTATTTGCAATTTGTTTACAAAAGTCATACACAAAGACCTAAGAACACAAGCTCTTACCTCTTATTTACAGAGGTGTTGATGAATCAGAATAATAGAATGTGTGTTCTTCATCTAAGGAGTTAAGCCCTAAGAATATTAGTATTCCTAATTAATATTCCTTTATGCATTGGATAGAACGTAAATAGCTGATCATTGGGGTCTCACCTCTGAGAATCTGGAGGGTGTTTTTGCTCAttgtgaattcagcctgacttCAGCCAGACTGAACGTAGGTGTGCCCATGAAGACTGGATGCATCCTTGatgaagtacagcacttggctatctcccACAATCCTATTGGAGTGAACGGGAGTTCATATGTATCCCATCCTGCACTGGCACATTGACAATCAGCCTGGTTGGGGTCAGGCTCAATTCACAATGGGGGGGAAACACCCCACATTCTCAAGATCTCTGAAGgtgtcagcagtcagacccctgccgatcagctttTTACTATGGatagaagaaaaatatttttggtGGCTTGGGAGGCAAAACATACGAGTTTTACTTCCTTGTGTCTCTGCAGTGCCCAGCACTGTGGAAGTAGAATACTCTGTAATATTGTGATCTAGCATGCTGCAGTGTTGTTTCTTTTGCATTAAATAGACATATGTAGGCACAAACTAACATTATGCATTTCTTGCTGtgttgtattagacattattcagATATCTTTTATCATCTGTGGTGCTTTAACAAatagtgaatttaaaaaaaaaaaaaaaaaaacctgtacatTGGCATGTACATGGCCAGGAAAAATTAACCAGAATTGtcattgtgaagtcttcaattcTAGTCCATCAGACTAGGTTCAAAATATCATACTTGTGTATTTTCATTTAAGTTACAAATATGGTAATATAAAGGataatatagataaatataggggaaatgcaagttttttttattcttttttgtgATTTGATATAGCTATTTAACCAGACATATTCTTGACAAATTATTCCCAGACTTTCATTTATAAAACAAGGCAAATACTGACTATAAAGGTCATTGTTTACGATCCCACATTCagctcaaaaacagccgtaaagCGCAAATGTACAGAATTTTTTAATATTGGCATACAAATGCTTCCGGCCTTCTAGCCCCATTGCTCACTGCACTCACTTACTCACTTTGACCGCTTTCTTTATTAATTTTTGTGACCAGCAGCTTTTCATTAGAAGTACAAGTAGGCAGGCATAGAGATATAAAACAGGGAAGGATTACGGAAAACAATTGTCCTGAACATTATAAAACCTTGAACAGTGGTTCTCGTGTCGCATTAGAGATAACATTCACTCTTTATACGACCCCAAGATGGTATAGTTCTGtattatttctagagatatcactagttgaaaacaGTTGAGATTGGCACCAGACAGTTgcatatgaatattttttttttatacctaatATGCTATGGACTCTAAAACTCTCCAATGTCAAGTGGGTGATATCCGGCagtaggcaaggggtgtgatccaTCTCTGATTCCTGCCTCTCTGCCTATTCCTTCATGAACATTAAAGTCTAGTTTGCACATCAggcccaaaactaactgcactgattgctcgggaatggtgggtaATAGAGAAAAAATTGTAACGGTCATGGAGACGTTTATTAAAATATGACTGCATTTGGTAGAAGGTCTCTTTTAAGCAGCACAGGACAGTAAGCTGGAACATAAAAGTACGTAGTGTCATCTTCTAGGGATTGATTATGTCGGTCAGTATGATCGTTTCTCCATCATGGCATTGTTTTAGATTTTATTAAGCTTATttattttgctactgatatacttATTCTGGCTGTTAATAGGTTGCTGGCTCTACTTGAGTTTGCAGAAGAAAAGATGAAAGTTAGATATGTCTTTATCTGCTTCAGAAAGAGTCGTGAAGACAGAGGTATGTAACTGGGGATAAGTGATCGCTGGGAGTTTTGCCATTGAATCCCCAGCGATCATGAGCATTGGGGTCACAAAGTCCTCTGTGAATTTAGCACTTGTGCACATAGTGTCTCAGGCTGACAGAGTGCTGTACGGAGCCATTTATGTCAGCCTCCTAGACATGAATGAAGCAGTGATCGTGACTTTGCACTAGCACTAGTCACACAAGGGACTTGAGGCACTTCTGTCCTCTCACTCTCTGAAAATTACTCATTCTATATCGTCTGAATAGGGGATACGTTGTGTAAGGGAGcgatcacactaccgtcggtgtccgacaggtagtgtccgctcaaaatctgtcacggacactagctgtgtccgtgacacctgtcatttatttaaatgggcattgggtgcgttcttttgcactccgtgcccgtccttccttgtccgcaagtgaagatgtccgacttctcaagcggacagaaaaacccaacatgcagggttcttctgtccgcttgagaagtcggacatcttcacttgcggacagggaaggacgggcacggagtgcaaaagaacgcacccaatgcccatttaaataaatgacaggtgtcacggacacagctagtgtccgtgacagattttgagcggacactaggagcggacactacctgtcggacaccgacggtagtgtgaatgcccccttagtgtgaaAACTTTAGAGCTGGCAATAGAAACATTGTTACTTTTATGGTACTAAATAATCCATTTCATCAGCCAACAGATGAGAAAATACATGTTCAGCAATAGAGAAGACTTTCCATTTGTTTAGCGTATGATCCATATTGCTTCACATATCTTACATTGTCAATCCCTTTACTAGAGAATAACAGGACACCTCCTATCTGCCTAGTGGTAGTATTAAAGAGTTTGTTTATAATTCTTACTTTTCCCTTGTCACCTGTGAATTAAGTTCTAAGATCTAAATGTACACCTTCTTAATcagacaatcctttggcatggCATGACCTGGTTATGGGCATTGCAATTAATTGACAAGGCTTCTATAAATACCGAAAGGATTAGATGGCTTACCTCAGAAAGTAAATCTTTGTAATTTGACAAAAGCATGAGCAGGTTTATCTGGACACATAGGGGTCAGAATCTGCTTTTGTGCTGCCAAGCTTCAAGGAATATTCAAGAGGTTAAAAAGTCACTTATCAAAAAATAAGTATGTATGTTTTAACAAGTTTAttttcacatctttttttttttttttttaccacatcaCTACCTTTTAATCTAGATACATTGGCTAAAATTACCCCCCCTTTTAATACGTGGATTCAGCAAATCTCAGTATTGCAATGCACCTTTGAGAAACTGTAAATGAGATCTCTTTCCAAGGAAAAAAGAAAGCTGTCCTTCTAGTGTCACCGGTTGGAAGGTTACAATCGTATTACTCAATGTTTGACCCTCTAAACAGGCCTTGGAACTGACCTTGACGTACAGGATTTTTACAGATGCACTAAAGACACAACTTTCTCTTTTTCTGGCTTGTGTGAATACATACACCTTTATCATGCTGTACATAAAGAGAAACCATATCCCCCAGATccagggctgtttttttttttttttttttttttttttttatatttaattgaTGGTCATTatgtttttccatttattttttttcttctaacttttgtgttttgtttatttttttttctttataggtcCACTCCTCAAGACATTCAGTTTCCTGGGATTTGAGATTGTGCGTCCTGGGCACCCCTGTGTTCCTGCACGCCCAGAAGTTCTGTTTATGGTGTATACTCTTGACCAGAGCTCATCTGATGAGGAATGATATAAAGAGGACATGTAGTTCTTGTAGCTCAGTTttgtttttgagttttttttgttttccttgtATGTATCCAAGTAGCTGTTGCGAATTTCTCGCATTTTTTTCCCTGAGCATGGGAGGACAAATGCGCATGGTCATGCGATGGACTGATATATTTGGCCTTTCTTTCAGTTTTATGAATAAGATTTGTTGTTGACTTTCTCTGCAATTTTTGTTCAAAAGCATCAACTTCAAGCACCTTGCAGTCTGTGATCACAAATATGTACTCAGAATGTAGTTGAAGCTGCATATGAAAAGTAGTTATCTTAAATACCAACCTCTTATGGGTGTCGTCTTCTTTTTCAAGAATGAATGGTGTTTATATACATTAGCTGAATGCTCCTTTGTCTGACTACTATCTCTCCTAAATGGTTTTGTCAAAAGTGTATGTCTGTTCCATTGTGAATGGGAGTGTAAGCAGCAGTCGGACTCCTCTGTCAGTGGGTGAGCTCTCTAGGGAATGAATGaaatggcatgtttaaaattataGGACTTCAGGTCACTTCCTGAATGTCTACACAATAGATTGTTGAATGGCCCTTCTGAAATCAGGGGGTTTGGACAACTTTCGTCTGTATGACCAAGTTAAAAGGGTTGGTTTATCAATTGATAACTTCTCCTTGTGATGGATCAGCAGTTGGAAGAAAGGTGGGTATCCAAAATCCAAGACCCTCGATGATGAGCTGTTTGAAGAGTGAGCACTGTGACCTtttggcagaaaaaaaagcactaaGGCATACATTGTATAGATAGTCTGTGCTTGGTTTTGTAACTCCAACCCATTTATACGAATGGGACCAAGTTGTGAACAGACTGTGACTGAAGTTCAGtgaacttcaaacagctgatcagtgggggaccaCATCTCAGACTCCCGATGACCAATCCTAAGAGTAGGTGGTGCAATTTAAAATGTTCAAATGAAAACATatgtattttgcaaaatattCAAAAACTTACATTTGCTGTTTTGGTCAACATTCatccaaaaatgttaataaaaattagTACCCACAAAGAAAGACCTCTCACCCTACAAAAACGGCTCTCTTCCATCCTGCGCAGACACTGGCTAGGCTGACTAGAAGTTAAATGGTGATAACGTATTGGcaaaaatgtatatgtataaaaaaaaaaaaaaaaaaaattgtggaaaacctctttaactacCCTACGACTAAACCTTTTCTGACCAGACAACTTTTACAGTTTTTGCAGATTTGGTATTTAAACTGCCTTAAtcattttaaaatttatttaccgtatatactcgagtataagccgacctgaatataagccgaggcccctaattttaccacaaaaaactgggaaaactttttgacccgagtataagcctagggggaaaaatgcagcagctactggaaaatttcaaaaattaaaattggaattaagcctggctgaatatagggtatttttttattttttaaatatttttttttttttttaattgcactattttatgggagattctatacattgatattgtggctggtcatagaccccccagcccccctcctaaaaaaaaaaaaaaaaaaaaaaaaaaaatatttgctgactcgagtataagccgagggggactttttcagcacaaaaactgggctgaaaaattcggcttatactcgagtatatacggtatttttttttttttgtaattttgtggggtttttttttttgtttttttttggagacACTTGTGGCTATTTAATGATTTACATCTTTGGgattttgtttgttaaaaaaaaatgttcattttaaaagttACACGTTAACAACAAAATAATAGTGACAAATATTCTTTCTTGTGTTTTGGTTGATTTGATATGTagaggattttttttgttgcttgcTTTGGATTCATTTTATTTCTGCTTTTGTAtgcgttttttgttgttgttgcataaAAGACCCCTTTTGCTGTGGGggaaaaaacatggtggaaacgccaagttttttttccccatactgtttttcattgcattttctcagttttcctctacagactttctgcccctactaGATCTTTATGGAAACCGCCAatatttcagtaggtataatttgACATATTGTGATTTTTAAAAATCCAGCTTTTcctctgcaggtttttttttcttctgcagtatgtggatggaattagccagaataccTTTCACTTTGCAATTTCTTTGTTCCAGTGTTTCTGCTACAGGCAAcaacgctgcatttttgcaacgtaggGCTTCAGCCTTACATGGGGAAACAACATTCTGTGGCAACAATAACTACTGTCAGAAATGttagggtttattcacatgtaggaatttggcaAGGATTCTGACGTGAAATttgcatcagaatccacgtgcaaaaataagcctcccattgatttcaatgggttccgcatggaaaaaggaacccattgaagtcaataggaggctttatttacacgtggattctgacgcaagTTTTCAcctcagaatcagcgccaaattactccgtgtgaatgccccctaataggtCTGATTAAGCCCCAGCACTTCTGCTTACATCGAGAGACTCGTCTGGTTCAGAAGCAGCTGTGGCATGACTCTGGCGCTGTTCACTTCTCAGCACTGTGTGTCATGTAAGGAAGaaacagtaagggtccattcacacagagttttttggcgaggaaaaaatctgcttcaggaattaggaaatttgccaattccacgtggattttatGCCTCCCATTGAtggtgttggtttttgcaggcggaatccgcctgaaggaagctttttttttccgctagccgaaaaaaaaaaaaaaaactagcaaaatcCATACAGCTCTACAGGGAGGCATTTTGTCCATGTGGATCCTGACActgattctgcgccaaaatccttgccaaataactccgtgtgaatggaccctaagggtgcattcacactacggaacgccagcgtgtataacagccgtacacaccggcgttacagcagggctgccggacacttcccattcatttctatgggagccggcatgcgagcgctccccatagaaatgaatggaaaaaagcagtccattcatttctatggggagcgctcgcatgccggctcccatagaaatgaatgggaagtgtccggcagccctgctgtaacgccgatgtgtacggctgtgatacacgctggcgttccgtagtgtgaatgcaccctaacaagaaAATTCTGCCTTCTCCCCAGGGTCTCTGGCTGTTTCTGACAGCTAGAGACCCAATCTGTTTCTGCTAAATTGTAGGAAAGTTAATAGTAGCAATGCTGAAAGATGTTGCTGCAAAGTAAGGAGCGGTACCGTCTGCCATCTGAACACAATAGACAGTCCTAAAAAGATTAATGGCTGCACTGTTTTACAGGTTTACCTTTTGAagactgcagtcagttttcagaaTTGATTGACAAAcagcttttaggctaaggccccattttgctttttttttttttttttcagtaaaaaaaaattaaagatctTAACCTATCTACTCTACATAAAGGAGGTACATTTTAAGATTTTATTAGACGGGTTGTCCATGGAAGAAGCCTTATTGTTCAGAGTTCCAGGATTTTTGATGCTGTACCTGAGGGTTCTGATACCAGgttatgtgatcagaaccagcagctGCCCACTGGGTCACTTCGCCTCCTCCctctcttaggccgggttcacatggggttttttggaccagaatttgaggcgaaatccgcgtcaaaatccagctaaaaaaaaaaaaactcccgttGAATTAAGTTCaaaaagcgacctgcccttttttTGCCGCGGAATCCACCGCAGAGTCTGTGGCGCGAACACTCCCTCcctgctaggcccattcatttgggcctaatctggagcggaatggcACGACTGGTTGCcggtgcagtacaccggcatccagtcatggctagctgttttttggaccggattctgaggcagcctctgcctcaaaatctcaTCCAAAAAAACctttgtgaacccggccttaccggTTTCACAAGTACTTGCTAGTAAAACCAATCCCCACAGCACAGATAATTACATGTGAAAATGGGAGGAAGTGGAGCAACCAGGAGACTGGGTGCTAGCTCCAGTCATGTGACCCAGAGTTGGAACCAGCCCAGAACCTCCTGGtatcaaataaaataaataaaaattcacaaGTGGTTTTGTTTTTAGTGTCAAATTGCACTTCATTTTAATTGAAAACTTTGATcaacattttttgcatttattttattaaaaaaattattttgctgcTTTTCAGACACTCTGCTGTATATTGGCattatcttttaattgtccttcaGTTTATTTTGAGTTAAtttaagttcacatggcagattttggtccagaatttagTGCGGATTTCGTGTCAAATTCCAGATTAAaatactgcctcccattgatttcaatgggagccaggcatTTTGCTTTTCCACGAGCAGGTTTGTTCCACTcgcgcaaaaaaaaaagaagcgatttGCCTTATGTTCCACAGCGGAATCAGCTGCAGGAGACCGCTGCACGTcactccctctggactaggccctttcatttgggcctaatctggagcggaattacACAACTGAATGCCGTTGCACTGTATgaactgcaacggcatccagtcacagattGAGGTTTTTTGGTTCAGAATCTGAGGCAGCATCCCACCTCAAATTTCCATCTAaaatccaccatgtgaacttagccttacaagtgtagggggttttttttatttttatttttttttttcaaaatttgttagggaccacttcagttctgatggggattttaaggctaaggccccatatagtagGCCTCAgtgaaaaagtgctgtgggaaaacagaaatgcatcacggtttttcctgaaatgctcttcacagaaagtccacagaagtttccGCTGCAGACTGGAGATCTCATGAGCCTTGCTTGCATATgtttattatatacacacacaccacttGAAGCATACTATATCTGACTCAATACATTGGACTATACACTGATCTAGAGCAGTGGTATTCTTCACACATTTTGGTCTGACATAAATCACAGTTAAACACCATGTGGTACTAAATCAGTCCTGTCCTGTCCCATTCCAGGCCCAAAGATACCGTTTTCTATGTTTTGTCTATCCACTgtacaattattatttttattttttttaaagttactaaaagtgaagttttatgtaTTTTCTTCAATTATCTTGCACACTATCCTGTTTTGGGATTACGTTACAGAGCCCTTAAAGTTCCAGTAAAGTGGAATTTCCTATGACTTGGTTTTGAAAACTgcccccctcaaagaatttatcaaaggGCGTAATGAGCATTATTTATCCCAGatatgaatgcacagcggatggtgaaaagtgagtatgtaagctgtgcagagtacattggGTACCACCATATCCCCTGTCTTCTAACAGACGTGACAACCTGACGGAGCTGGataagggttttgtttttttgtgttttttttttgttttttttttttgggtgggggggtgagatgtgcttttttttattgccacAACCTTGAGCTATAAATGACTTTTTGGTCACTCTTTATTCCATATTTTTTTAAGCAAAATGGCAAAtagttactttttattttatttctttgtaaGCTTAAGTATATAAGCATTTGAAGCACAAAGACTCCTTCAGGAATTTACAAATGAATGACTACAAACACAGCACAGCAGTGGCAAGATGCTAAAAAGGCAGTTACTTTGTAAGGTGATACATTAGTAACATAAGGCAGGGCAATAAAAGTGAGGTTATAGGGGTGAGGGCTTGGGTGTTTAGGGATCTAGTGCCAGTCAGATGGTGGGAGGAGTTGAAGCATGTCCCtacttgcagatgactgtgggtGAGTTTTTCCCCCGGATTGCACGCTGACCCACTCATTTCTACATGCTGCAAAATATGTcgcaggtcctattctgttcaATGTTTGCGGTACGGACTCTCCCATAGAAGCCTTTGGAAGACTAAAAACCATGGATGGAACACAGATGTACTCCATGTGTCAGCCGCATGCTGTCCGTATTTGCAGAACATGAAAAGTAGATACTTTTGCGTATCCACAAACTGAtcacacactgatgacacactgtCAGTTTTTGAGGACATACAGTACTGATGCTGAACACACCCTGATGACACCGTCCACAATAAAGGAACACTGAACACTAATTTTTGAATCACAGAATACACACGGTTCACTGCAACTAGGCTTAGGCTAGAATCACACTAGCGCTCGGTCGGTTTCTGTTCCCGAACCTGCTTtaaaaatgcatagagaaaaatCCTGTTAGGAGGagttttctccattttttttgggtggaaacccagcggacctcaATATGATCTACAGGGTCTGCGGATTTCCACAAGTAAATGATTTTTAAGCAGGTCAGCTTTCCGTTTTTTTCGGGTCTCTAAGTGGATCCAAAGAACGGCACGctctacgctagtgtgaacctagtgtcagattAAGTCCTTTTGCCAGTCAAAATCTTATCGTGATCAAATATTTCTCTTTGTCAATCTATTTGAGAACTTTTAAAGTCAagacttttaagggtgcattcagactacgtaacgccgggcgtgtatgagagccgtacacgccggcattacggcagactgccgaacacttcccattcacttcaatgggagcgctcgtaacagcggcgtttacgagcgctcccattgaagtgaatgggaagtgttcggcagtctgccgtaatgccggcgtgtacggctctcatacacgcccggcgttacgtagtctgaatgcacccttagtctgaaATACTGTGGTCTAGCCCAGAGAAGTGTTTCCCATGGAGTTatccggtggccattttttttcttcccatgtAACCTTACCTTTATTGCCCAGCCTTATGTTATAAATGTATCACctcggggcagcacggtggctcagtggttagcactgcagcctttcagcgctggagtcctgggttcaaatctgccaggaacaacatctgcaagaagtttctATGTTCTTCTCGTGTTTGCGTTGATTTCCtccttctacaaagacatactgataggagagcaaaaaaatgtacattgtgatccctatatggggctcacaatctacataaataaaaaaaattatcaccTCAAGAACTAACTGCCTTTGTGTAGCATCTTGCCAGTGTTATGTTGTGTTCTCAGTCATCATTTGTAAATACCTGAAGAAAGAGCCTCTGTGCTCTGGAATGTAATTTTTCTGATTAGCcaataagggctggttcacacagaggaatgtgACACTGAATTTGTCAGggagaaaatttctgcttcaggaatttgaatcaCATTTTGGAAGGTAATTTTGAAAATGTACTTCAAAAATGGCTCCAAAATGTGCCTTGAATTGATTTAGTTGGAAGTTTCAGACACAAT includes the following:
- the OAZ2 gene encoding LOW QUALITY PROTEIN: ornithine decarboxylase antizyme 2 (The sequence of the model RefSeq protein was modified relative to this genomic sequence to represent the inferred CDS: deleted 1 base in 1 codon), translating into MMMIMKHLHHQGYKSSILPLSSNPQLQCCRHLIPGPLWCSDAPHPLSKIPGGRGDSRDPALPAVIYKDEKLTVSQDLPGNDGKPHLVHFQYKVTEVKHSSWKAMLSNQSLFVEIPEGILADGSKEGLLALLEFAEEKMKVRYVFICFRKSREDRGPLLKTFSFLGFEIVRPGHPCVPARPEVLFMVYTLDQSSSDEE